The genomic segment TTTGACGCCTCGCACCGCTTCACTGAAACCGGCTAAGATTCGGCCGGTTTCTGAGCAAGCTTATGTCCCCACCGTGATTATGTCGTGAACAACATAGCGTGACCGCGCCTTGATAACCGGGAAATGCGTTTAGTGAAAGCATTTCCAGATGTAAAAAATGGCAAAGGCTGATTGTCTTAATAGACGGGCTAGTCGCTGGGAATGCAGCGTTTGGCAAGATGCGCGATGGGATCCGAAGCGACCATGATTAACTCGTCTGCCGAGTACAGGTCGGTTATTTTCGCCTGGACCTTCGCACCCAGCGCGGACTGATACAGGAGCCATGCTTTATTATCGGAGCGAGTCGTAACCAGAACAGCTTTGACGCGCGCATGGCGAGCTCGAAGTGCTTCGTTGACGTCAAGGAGGGAACGCACCAAAGCGCGTCCGATGCTTTGCCCACGGAATTCAGGCAATACCGCGATTTGCTCAAGCTCCAGCACGACCTCAGTTCGGAATCCGCTTTTCTCTGCCCATACGACATATCCGACAATGTCGTTGCCGCATTCGGCAACGAAGTAACGCGTGCGTGGATAACCATTAGCTGTGGCCGTTATCCATTCGAGTGAATGGCTTTGGCGAACGAAGCTTTCCTGATGTACGGCCGCTATTTTCTTTAGATCTGCCGCAATAGCCGGGCGGACGGCAATGACGGATTCCTTGTCGATGATTGCCATCTGGGCCGCTCCTTCAAAGATGTGCATGACTCGTTAACGTGAACTTCAATATGGCCCGAGTCAAGGTTGCGTCGGAAGGGCCGACCGCAGAACTTAATCAAAGCCGTTTAATTTCACGTCGACGTCAGTCTGCTGATAATCTCGGCCATCCTCCGGCTACCTTGGGAGTGTCGGGAGCAATGCCGCACCTGCCGCGCCTGCCGTGTCTCCAAGTAGCGATTGGACGATCTTCGAATTGATTGTAAATCCTGCGGATCGTTTGAGCGATTCCTCTACACCTGCCTGATAAAGCGGGTAAAGACTAGCTGCACTACCGCTAAGTATAGTTACGTCTGGCCCGTACAGCGTGAGCAAGGTATTCAATCCACGTCCAACATATCGTCCATATCTGTCGAACACACCCTGAACTCTTGGATCCTGTTTACACTGTTTGCGGAAGAAGGGCAGGTCCCGGTGTTCGTACGCCACATTTGGCAGGAGCGTTTGCAACTCGCGCTGCAGGCAGGTGCGCGATGCGAGACATTCCCAGCAGCCCCGCAGACCGCAATAGCACTGAATGGAATCGCCTGACACGGGGATATGTCCCGCTTCAGGATGTGAGCCGTCGGCGGCTCTGAGTGGGCGCCCGGCCATCAGCAATGCAACTCCGATGCCCGTCCCCAATGTAACCATAAGCAAGCGCTCACTTCCGACGCCAGCGCCCAGATAGTATTCTCCAAGCGCTGCCGTAACCGCATCGTTGTCGATGGAGGCCTTCAGATTCAGCGCGTTAGACAATTCATCCACAAGTGGAAAGTAAGAGAACGCCGGTAGTGTGTCGTCGTTTTCGATGACGCCTGTGCGCACGTTCACGGGACCGCTTGCACCTATGCCAAGCGAGAGAAGTCTTTT from the Paraburkholderia sp. D15 genome contains:
- a CDS encoding N-acetyltransferase: MAIIDKESVIAVRPAIAADLKKIAAVHQESFVRQSHSLEWITATANGYPRTRYFVAECGNDIVGYVVWAEKSGFRTEVVLELEQIAVLPEFRGQSIGRALVRSLLDVNEALRARHARVKAVLVTTRSDNKAWLLYQSALGAKVQAKITDLYSADELIMVASDPIAHLAKRCIPSD
- a CDS encoding ROK family protein; this translates as MSSDRDEGVRAGIDLGGTGVRIVILSEGRELASLTVPTASFGPLSKSERVAHLVGSLRDLIPSGKRLLSLGIGASGPVNVRTGVIENDDTLPAFSYFPLVDELSNALNLKASIDNDAVTAALGEYYLGAGVGSERLLMVTLGTGIGVALLMAGRPLRAADGSHPEAGHIPVSGDSIQCYCGLRGCWECLASRTCLQRELQTLLPNVAYEHRDLPFFRKQCKQDPRVQGVFDRYGRYVGRGLNTLLTLYGPDVTILSGSAASLYPLYQAGVEESLKRSAGFTINSKIVQSLLGDTAGAAGAALLPTLPR